The sequence below is a genomic window from Methylotuvimicrobium alcaliphilum 20Z.
GGTCACGACCTGCCGGTTTGCCGCGCGATAGCACCGAATCATGCCTTTTTGAATAAACCGGTCGTCGATACGCTGTATCTGTCGCCGCTGGCCTTTCCCGAAAATCCCTATCATCGCCTCGTCAAGAATTACAAATTGGTGCGCGACGGCCTGAGCGATCCTTTGCTCGACGCCAAGTTGGCCGAGTCGCTGTTTCAGGATCAATGGAGTGCATTGCATGAACAGCAGCAAGCCTTCGGCATCGTGTCGTTTTATCATTACGCCTTTTCCGGCGATCCTGGTTTCAGCGGAATCTGCCGGATGATGGAGGCTGTCGGGGCCGTGTTACCGGGCGCCTCGCAAGCCTTCGATATATTCAAGCAAACGTCGTCTGGAAAAGTCTGCGAGACTGCGTTCAACAAAGTCGTGTTGTCATATCTGCCCGACCCTCGCTTGCGTCAAGCGTTGGCTTATTGCCTAGCCTGGCTGCGGGTCGCGGGCGGAAATTCGGTGCTGCCGCCATGGGTCCGGCAACGTTTTCACGACGTCGGCCCGGCCTTGAGTCAATTGCGCGATATTCCGTGCGGCAATCCGGCTTGCCGCTATTGTGCCGGCGTGCACGATCCGGTGAGCCAATTGACGCGCTATTTCGGCTTTCCTGCATTCCGCGAGGAACCGGCAAGCGATGACGGCGGCAGCTTACAGCAAGCGATCGTGCAGGCCGCGATGAGCGACCGGCCGTTGTTTGCGGTGCTGCCGACCGGCGGCGGCAAGTCGCTGTGTTTTCAATTGCCGGCATTGGTGCGCTATCAGCGGCGCGGCGTGTTGACGGTCGTGATTTCGCCGCTGCAGGCCTTGATGAAGGATCAGGTCGATAATTTGCGCAACAAGACCGGCGCGCCGAATGTTGCAGCGCTCTACGGTCTGTTGACCGCACCCGAGCGCGGCGAAGTGCTCAGGGCAATCCAAATGGGCGACATCGCGATACTCTATGTCTCTCCCGAGCAATTGCGCAATACCGGTTTTCAAAATGCGATCGCACAACGGGAAATCGGCTGCTGGGTGTTCGACGAAGCGCATTGTTTATCTAAGTGGGGGCATGATTTTCGGCCAGATTATCTCTATGCCGCGCGCTTCATCAAGGAATTTGCCGCGAAGCACCGCGCGCCGCTGCCGCCGGTGCAGTGCTTCACCGCGACCGCGAAGCAAGACGTCAAGGATGAAATCATCGACTATTTTCGCGCTCACTTGGGTCAGGAGTTGGAGGTTTTCGAGGGCGGCGTCGAACGCAGCAATTTGCATTTCGAAGTGCAGACCGTCAATGCCGCCGACAAATACCCGCGCATCCACGCCCTATTGACCGAGCGCTTGACTGGCGAGACCGGCAGCGCGATCGTTTATTGCTCGACCCAAAAAAACACCGAAGCGGTGGCCGAGTTTCTGCAACAAGCGGGATGGCAAGCCGAGGCCTTTCACGCCGGCAAGGATGCGGCCGAGAAAAAGCATATCCAGGAAAACTTCGTCGGCGGCATCACCCGCGTGATTAGCGCGACCAATGCGTTCGGCATGGGTATCGACAAGGAAGACGTACGCTTGGTGATTCATGCCGACATTCCAGGCTCGCTCGAAAACTATTTGCAGGAAGCGGGGCGCGCCGGTCGCGACCGTCAGGATGCCGAATGCGTTTTGTTATTCGATGAGAACGATATCGACACGCAATTTAAACTATCGGCGCATTCGCAAATTACGCAACGCGATATCGCGCAGTTGCTTCGCGGAATCAGGCGATGCAAAAAAGACAAGTTCGGCAATGTAATCTTGACGGCCGGCGAGCTATTGCAAAACGATGCGGTCGACACGTCGTTCGGCAGTGACGATTATAACGCCGCGACCAAGGTCGTCACGGCGGTTTCTTGGTTGGAGCGGGCCGGTTTCGTCGAGCGCAACGAAAACCGTACGCAAGTTTTTCAGGGTCGACCGAAGGTCAAAAGTCTCGACGAAGCCGAAGCTAAGATCGATAAATTACCGCTTTCGCAACGTCAGAAAAAACGCTGGCTCGCGATTCTCGAAGAATTGTTCAATGCCGACAGCGACGAAGGCTTCAGCGCCGATCAATTGGCGATGCTCGGTGCGTTTGCCGAAAATGACGAAGACAAACCCGGGGAAACGGCCAGCCAACGCGTGATTCGAACTTTATACGACATGGCCGAGCAGGGGCTGATTCAAAAAAGTCTGCTGCTGACTGCATTCATTCGCTACAAGGTGGCTCAATCATCGCAGGCTCAATTAACTGCCGTCTGCAAACTGGAGCGCGCGATGATCGCCGCAATGGGCGAATTAGCCCCCGATGCCGCAGGCGACGATTGGCAGGTCTTGTCGCTTCGGCATTTAAACCAACATTTGCTGGATCAAGGTTACGAACAAAGCCATTTGGAAGCGCTGCGCCTATTGTTGAATAGTCTAAGCCGGGACGGTTTGGGTTTGGCCGGTAACAAAGGCAGTCTATTTGTGCGTCATCGCGGGCTCGATCAATATGCGGTCAAACTAAACCGCGGCTGGCCCGCGCTGATTGCGACTGCCGAAAAACGGCAAGGCATCGCCAAGATCGTGTTGGATTGCATCGTCGGCCGGGTACCGGAAGGCGCGCCGCCGGCCGCCGATGTGCTGGTCGAATTTGCCGCCGAAGATTTGCTGTCGGCTTTGCGGCAGGATGCGGTCGCATTGGCGGAGGTGAAGGACCCGCTCGCGGCGGTCGAGCGGGCGCTGAATTTTTTGCACGAACAAAAAATCATTACCTTGCAAAAAGGCCTTGCGGTTTTCCGGCAGGCGATGACCATCAATGTCTTGCCGGAAGCAAAGTCGCGCCGCTACCGCAAGGGCGATTACGAGCCGCTGTCCCAGCATTACGGCGAGCGGGTGTTTCAGGTGCATGTGATGAATGAATATGCGCGGCGCGGACTCGAAAAAATCGGTCAGGCGCTGGCCTTCGTCGTCGCTTATTTTTCGCTCGATAAGGCCGAATTCGTGCAGCGCTATTTTGCCGGGCGCAAGGAAATACTCGAACGCGCGGCCAGCCAACAAGCCTTTCAGCGCATCGCCTCCGATCTAAATAATCCCGAACAAATCGCGCTGGTCTCGGCGCCGGAAGACGACAATGCGCTGATTCTGGCGGGCCCCGGTTCCGGCAAGACGCGCGTCGTCGTGCACCGCTGCGCGTATTTGTTGCGCGTCAAGCAAGTCCTGGCTCAGGCAATTTTAGTGCTGTGTTTCAACCGTTCCGCCGCAAACGAAATTCGTCGGCGGCTGATCGAGCTGGCCGGCGACGAAGCGCGCTACGTGACCGTGCAAACCTATCACGGTTTCAGCTTGCGCTTGACCGGACATGCCTTAAGCGGTTTGTACGGCGACGGCGAAGCCTCTGCTGAGTCGTTCGCCGAAATGATCGGCGAGGCGATAGCACTTTTGAAAGGCGAAAAAAATTTGCTCGGCGTCGAGCCGGACGCGGCTCGAGACCGCTTACTGGCAGGCTATCGTTTCATCCTGGTCGACGAATACCAGGATATCGACGCGGAGCAATACCGGCTCATTTCCGCGATTGCCGGGCGCAGTCTCGACGAAGACAGTAAATTGACGATCCTCGCGGTCGGCGACGACGATCAAAATATTTACCAATTTCGCGGCGCGAATGTCGAGTTCATCCGGCAATTTCAGCAAGACTATCAAGCGCATGTTCATTACTTAGTCGAAAATTACCGCTCGAGCGCTCATATCATCGCCGCCGCGAACGCCTTGATCGGACATAACCGGGATCGGATGAAACAACAGCATCCGATACGAATCAACAAACAGCGCGGCAACCTCGAACCCGGCGGGCGCTGGCAAGCGCTCGATACTTTAACGCGCGGCAGAGTCAGGCAAATCGATACCGTAGGCGAGTCGATGCAAGCCTTGCAGGTTGCCGAAGAACTCAAGCAGATGCGGCAATTAGACGTTCGCCTGCAATGGCCGAACTGCGCGGTACTTGCGCGCGAATGGCGCTATTTAAGTCCGGTCCGGTCCGTTTTCGAGGCGCAAGGCATTCCGGTCAGCATCGTGCTGCCGGCCGATCGAAGGCCGCCTCCGTTTCGTATCCGCGAAAACGCGGGCTTACTCGATGCGCTAAAAAATCATGCGGAACCGCTGACGCGCCCGTCTTATTGGCTCGATTGGCTGGGCGAACATTATGGCGAGCAACCGAGAAACCCCTGGCTGATGCAGCTCAAAGAACTTCTGGGCGATTGGCGGAGTGAAACCGGAGACGGCGAAACGGCCAATAGTCAAACTCTCGATTTCATCGTCGAAACGCTCGCCGAACAACGTCTCGACCGAACCTTCGGACAGGGCGTCTTGCTCGGCACTGTACATTCGGTCAAAGGTCTCGAATTCGATCATGTCGTGATAATCGACGGCGGTTGGAATTCGCGAGCCGGAGAAGAAGAGCAGCGCCGTCTGCTCTATGTTGCAATGACCCGCGCGCGAGAAACGCTTTGCCTGATGCATCGTAAGGATCTTCGCAACCCCTATCTGTCCGAGATACGAGGCGATCATTTGCTGATGACCGAAGTGCCGGAGCTCGATGCGCAAGATCGGCCAATAATTCTTCGCGATTACGAAATCCTGGGCTTAAAAGACTTCAACATCGGCTATGCCGGTTCATTTCCCGAACAACACTCGATACACCGGCGTCTCGCGGAATTAAAACCGGGCAGCGAACTGAATTTCGCCCGTATCAACGGTAAATTGGTTTTGCAATCCGGCGGCGAAACCGTAGCCGCGTTGTCGCAAAAAGCCCAACACGAATGGGCGGACAAATACGTCAATGCGGAAAAAACGACTGTGCTTGCGATGATCCGCCGCCATGCCGAAGACGGGGAGGAGCAATACCGCAAGCGCTGTCAATGCTCGGTTTGGGAAGTGCCTTTCGTCGAAGTCGTGTGCCGGGGGTAGAAAAGACACTGACTCTGAAATTAAACCCTACCCCTTTCCTCGACTATTCCGCTTAGGTCGCCAAGAGGTTTAAATTCAAATTACTGAAAAATAAGTATATGATGACCTAAGTGGTTTATTTTATAGGTCTGGTAGCTATTCTCAGGCTTTAGTCCTGTTCTGAGTACAACGGCCAACGCCACTTGAATTAAAGCCGCAGAATCACTACCTGATTTGTGTCTTTTCCAACGCATTAGTCAATCAATTGGTTATCGGCCTTGAGGTCGTGTCCGGTTCAATGAGCCTTTATCAAGGGCTTTGTTTTTTAAAATCAGGAGTATAGACCATGAAGACAAATAACATCGACGCAAGAATCATTGTTCTGCTAGCCGTTACTGCGTTTATGTACGGTTGTGGCGATGAGCAGAAAGAGACCGGCAAACAGCCTGAGCAAACCGTTACCGAGAGCGTGCCGGCTAGTCCCATTTCGGAAATATCGGATAAAACCGTTGAAACGAACGGCAGTATGGCAGAGTCCACAGTTAAAAAATCAGTCGAAGCAGTTGA
It includes:
- a CDS encoding RecQ family ATP-dependent DNA helicase → MTTDWQAFQNDCCSLDLETNENGEIFALGGRFRGREFLRKAPFDIRSVLAEFDRFAAEAGCLLGHNLIGHDLPVCRAIAPNHAFLNKPVVDTLYLSPLAFPENPYHRLVKNYKLVRDGLSDPLLDAKLAESLFQDQWSALHEQQQAFGIVSFYHYAFSGDPGFSGICRMMEAVGAVLPGASQAFDIFKQTSSGKVCETAFNKVVLSYLPDPRLRQALAYCLAWLRVAGGNSVLPPWVRQRFHDVGPALSQLRDIPCGNPACRYCAGVHDPVSQLTRYFGFPAFREEPASDDGGSLQQAIVQAAMSDRPLFAVLPTGGGKSLCFQLPALVRYQRRGVLTVVISPLQALMKDQVDNLRNKTGAPNVAALYGLLTAPERGEVLRAIQMGDIAILYVSPEQLRNTGFQNAIAQREIGCWVFDEAHCLSKWGHDFRPDYLYAARFIKEFAAKHRAPLPPVQCFTATAKQDVKDEIIDYFRAHLGQELEVFEGGVERSNLHFEVQTVNAADKYPRIHALLTERLTGETGSAIVYCSTQKNTEAVAEFLQQAGWQAEAFHAGKDAAEKKHIQENFVGGITRVISATNAFGMGIDKEDVRLVIHADIPGSLENYLQEAGRAGRDRQDAECVLLFDENDIDTQFKLSAHSQITQRDIAQLLRGIRRCKKDKFGNVILTAGELLQNDAVDTSFGSDDYNAATKVVTAVSWLERAGFVERNENRTQVFQGRPKVKSLDEAEAKIDKLPLSQRQKKRWLAILEELFNADSDEGFSADQLAMLGAFAENDEDKPGETASQRVIRTLYDMAEQGLIQKSLLLTAFIRYKVAQSSQAQLTAVCKLERAMIAAMGELAPDAAGDDWQVLSLRHLNQHLLDQGYEQSHLEALRLLLNSLSRDGLGLAGNKGSLFVRHRGLDQYAVKLNRGWPALIATAEKRQGIAKIVLDCIVGRVPEGAPPAADVLVEFAAEDLLSALRQDAVALAEVKDPLAAVERALNFLHEQKIITLQKGLAVFRQAMTINVLPEAKSRRYRKGDYEPLSQHYGERVFQVHVMNEYARRGLEKIGQALAFVVAYFSLDKAEFVQRYFAGRKEILERAASQQAFQRIASDLNNPEQIALVSAPEDDNALILAGPGSGKTRVVVHRCAYLLRVKQVLAQAILVLCFNRSAANEIRRRLIELAGDEARYVTVQTYHGFSLRLTGHALSGLYGDGEASAESFAEMIGEAIALLKGEKNLLGVEPDAARDRLLAGYRFILVDEYQDIDAEQYRLISAIAGRSLDEDSKLTILAVGDDDQNIYQFRGANVEFIRQFQQDYQAHVHYLVENYRSSAHIIAAANALIGHNRDRMKQQHPIRINKQRGNLEPGGRWQALDTLTRGRVRQIDTVGESMQALQVAEELKQMRQLDVRLQWPNCAVLAREWRYLSPVRSVFEAQGIPVSIVLPADRRPPPFRIRENAGLLDALKNHAEPLTRPSYWLDWLGEHYGEQPRNPWLMQLKELLGDWRSETGDGETANSQTLDFIVETLAEQRLDRTFGQGVLLGTVHSVKGLEFDHVVIIDGGWNSRAGEEEQRRLLYVAMTRARETLCLMHRKDLRNPYLSEIRGDHLLMTEVPELDAQDRPIILRDYEILGLKDFNIGYAGSFPEQHSIHRRLAELKPGSELNFARINGKLVLQSGGETVAALSQKAQHEWADKYVNAEKTTVLAMIRRHAEDGEEQYRKRCQCSVWEVPFVEVVCRG